The following coding sequences lie in one Bordetella genomosp. 9 genomic window:
- a CDS encoding Bug family tripartite tricarboxylate transporter substrate binding protein, whose product MKQERNGRESVRRGRDGAARPGATRRALIAAACMAAVVGTGAAAAAPADYPSEPIYLVVPFPPGGSVDTVARVIAPRLEASLGQRLVVENRGGANSVIGAQHVRQAKPNGYTILLNASLQVANPVLLRTATYDPIKDFVPISEIGALPQIVVVKKDSPYKTVADLVNDARKRPGELTWATAAFGAAGHLACELVNVQADIKMPVIPYKGGGPALVDVMGGHVTAMIEPMASAYPHVESGRLRALAVTSAQRLPSLPDLPTVAESGFPDYDMPSWYGLWAPAGTPQPIVDRLYQAVDQALKDPAVAKRLAAISFMPIASTPAEFAKFQAGQLAQYRNLISKANIKVDD is encoded by the coding sequence ATGAAGCAGGAACGAAACGGCCGCGAATCCGTGCGGCGCGGCCGCGACGGCGCGGCAAGGCCCGGCGCGACACGGCGCGCCCTGATCGCCGCGGCTTGCATGGCGGCGGTGGTGGGCACCGGCGCCGCCGCCGCTGCCCCGGCCGATTACCCGTCCGAGCCCATCTATCTGGTGGTTCCCTTCCCGCCGGGCGGATCGGTGGACACCGTCGCGCGCGTCATCGCGCCACGGCTCGAAGCATCGCTGGGCCAACGCCTCGTGGTCGAGAACCGCGGTGGAGCCAACAGCGTGATCGGGGCGCAGCACGTCAGGCAGGCCAAGCCGAACGGCTATACCATTCTGCTGAACGCCTCGCTGCAGGTCGCCAATCCGGTGCTGCTGCGCACCGCCACCTACGACCCGATCAAGGACTTCGTTCCCATCAGCGAGATCGGCGCGCTGCCGCAGATCGTGGTGGTGAAAAAAGACAGCCCATACAAGACCGTGGCGGACCTGGTCAATGACGCGCGCAAGCGTCCGGGCGAACTGACCTGGGCGACCGCCGCCTTCGGCGCGGCCGGACACCTGGCCTGCGAACTCGTCAACGTCCAGGCCGATATCAAAATGCCGGTCATCCCGTACAAGGGCGGCGGACCGGCCCTGGTGGACGTGATGGGCGGCCACGTCACCGCCATGATCGAACCGATGGCTTCGGCCTATCCCCACGTCGAATCGGGCCGCCTGCGCGCGCTGGCCGTAACCAGCGCGCAGCGTCTGCCCTCGCTGCCAGACCTGCCGACCGTGGCCGAAAGCGGATTCCCGGACTACGACATGCCCAGCTGGTATGGCCTTTGGGCGCCGGCCGGCACGCCGCAACCCATCGTCGATCGGCTGTATCAGGCGGTGGACCAGGCCTTGAAAGATCCCGCTGTGGCCAAGCGGCTGGCGGCAATCTCCTTCATGCCGATTGCCTCCACCCCCGCCGAATTCGCCAAGTTTCAGGCCGGCCAATTGGCCCAGTACCGCAACCTGATATCCAAGGCCAACATCAAGGTCGATGACTGA
- the ntrC gene encoding nitrogen regulation protein NR(I), which produces MKPVWIVDDDQAIRWVLEKALARAGMNTRSFSEAGDVMAALQTETPAVLVSDIRMPGGNGLDLLRQIKERHAALPVIVMTAFADLDSTVSAFQGGAFDYLAKPFDVNEAVALIQRAAHESADSQAGEAAAAPGENGSERWMMTQSASPAMQEIFRAIGRLAQSKVTVLITGESGTGKELVARALHGHGARANGPFVALNAAAIPRDLLEAELFGHERGAFTGANTLRRGRFEEAHGGTLFLDEIGDMPIELQTRLLRVLAEGSFYRVGGAQPVRVDVRIVAATHQPLEQRVEQGLFREDLFHRLNVIRLRLPPLRERVEDIPALAQHFLTQSARQLGVPVKRLTPEALAALTRFDFPGNVRQLENFCHWLTVMAPGQTIEPADLPPEIRAMDHQGSQAVARPSGQSAGPAGESGTAASPGENWQESLLRDAQHRLDRGEPAIMATLTRQFERILLQSALEASRGRRVEAASRLGIGRNTITRKLRDLGIDDE; this is translated from the coding sequence ATGAAACCCGTATGGATCGTAGACGACGACCAGGCCATCCGCTGGGTGCTTGAAAAAGCCCTGGCGCGGGCCGGCATGAATACGCGAAGCTTCTCCGAGGCCGGCGACGTAATGGCCGCGCTGCAGACGGAGACGCCGGCGGTGCTGGTTTCCGATATCCGGATGCCGGGCGGCAACGGCCTGGACCTGCTGCGCCAGATCAAGGAGCGTCATGCGGCCTTGCCGGTCATCGTGATGACGGCCTTCGCCGACCTGGACAGCACGGTTTCCGCCTTTCAGGGCGGGGCCTTCGATTACCTGGCCAAGCCGTTCGACGTCAACGAGGCGGTAGCCCTGATCCAGCGCGCCGCTCATGAGTCGGCTGATTCGCAGGCCGGCGAGGCGGCGGCCGCCCCGGGCGAAAACGGCTCCGAGCGCTGGATGATGACCCAGTCCGCATCGCCGGCGATGCAGGAGATTTTCCGCGCGATCGGCCGGCTGGCGCAGTCCAAGGTGACGGTGCTCATTACGGGCGAGTCGGGCACCGGCAAGGAGCTGGTGGCCCGCGCGCTGCATGGTCACGGCGCGCGCGCCAACGGCCCCTTCGTCGCCCTGAACGCGGCGGCGATACCGCGCGATCTGCTGGAAGCGGAATTGTTCGGCCACGAGCGGGGCGCATTCACGGGCGCCAATACCTTGCGGCGCGGCCGCTTCGAGGAAGCCCACGGCGGTACGTTGTTCCTGGACGAAATCGGCGATATGCCGATCGAATTGCAGACGCGCCTGCTGCGCGTGCTGGCCGAAGGCAGCTTCTACCGCGTGGGCGGCGCGCAGCCCGTGCGGGTGGACGTGCGCATCGTGGCGGCTACGCACCAGCCGCTGGAGCAACGCGTGGAGCAGGGGCTGTTCCGCGAAGACCTGTTCCACCGCCTGAACGTGATCCGTCTGCGCTTGCCGCCGCTGCGCGAGCGCGTGGAAGACATTCCCGCCCTGGCGCAGCATTTCCTGACGCAGAGCGCGCGGCAGCTGGGCGTGCCGGTCAAGCGGCTGACGCCCGAGGCGCTGGCGGCGCTGACGCGCTTCGACTTTCCGGGCAATGTGCGCCAGCTGGAGAACTTCTGCCACTGGCTGACGGTGATGGCGCCGGGCCAGACCATCGAACCCGCCGATCTGCCGCCCGAAATCCGCGCCATGGATCACCAGGGCAGCCAGGCCGTCGCGCGCCCGTCCGGACAATCGGCGGGGCCGGCGGGGGAATCGGGCACGGCGGCTTCGCCCGGCGAGAACTGGCAGGAGTCGCTACTGCGCGACGCGCAGCACCGGCTGGACCGCGGCGAGCCCGCCATTATGGCGACGCTGACGCGGCAATTCGAGCGCATCCTGCTGCAGAGCGCGCTGGAGGCCAGCCGCGGCCGGCGCGTGGAGGCCGCTTCCCGTCTGGGTATCGGCCGCAATACCATTACGCGCAAGCTGCGCGACCTGGGCATCGACGACGAGTGA
- a CDS encoding Bug family tripartite tricarboxylate transporter substrate binding protein, whose protein sequence is MRMKTLFCVLALAIAPAVQAQTYPAGPVKVVVPFAAGSSTDLIGREAARVLSEGLHQSFVVENRPGAQSTIGASEVARAKPDGYTLLIGSNTSIAAAPFLLKSVPYKPLTDLQAVARIGAVPFVLVARADLPVDTPQALIDYGHQHPGKLNWGYANAANQAAAAMMTYTSKMDTVAVPYTSVPQMVVDMLGHRLDFGIIDTTNAGPQVAAGKLRALAVTSGQPLQQFPGVPPLGDTLQGYELLGWYGVYAPAKTPPQIVDTLAKVLIKGMDSPETKARLAKAGLIPYPAGPEELARFGQLETDKWARMVKAAGIQPE, encoded by the coding sequence ATGCGTATGAAAACCCTGTTCTGTGTGCTGGCGCTGGCTATTGCGCCCGCCGTCCAAGCCCAGACCTATCCCGCCGGGCCGGTGAAGGTGGTCGTCCCCTTCGCGGCCGGCTCTTCCACGGACCTGATCGGCCGCGAGGCCGCGCGGGTGCTCAGCGAAGGCCTGCACCAGTCCTTCGTGGTCGAAAACCGTCCGGGAGCGCAATCCACCATCGGCGCCTCCGAGGTGGCCCGCGCCAAGCCCGACGGCTATACCTTGCTGATCGGCAGCAATACGTCGATCGCCGCGGCGCCCTTTCTGCTGAAATCGGTCCCGTACAAGCCCTTGACCGACCTGCAGGCAGTGGCGCGCATCGGGGCGGTGCCCTTTGTTCTGGTCGCCCGGGCGGACCTGCCCGTCGATACGCCGCAAGCCTTGATCGACTACGGCCACCAGCATCCCGGCAAGTTGAACTGGGGCTACGCCAACGCCGCGAACCAGGCCGCGGCGGCGATGATGACGTACACCTCGAAGATGGACACCGTGGCCGTGCCCTACACCAGCGTGCCGCAGATGGTCGTCGACATGCTGGGCCACCGGCTGGACTTCGGCATTATCGACACAACCAATGCCGGGCCCCAGGTCGCGGCCGGCAAGCTGCGCGCACTTGCCGTGACCAGCGGCCAACCGTTGCAGCAATTCCCCGGCGTACCGCCCTTGGGCGATACCCTGCAAGGCTATGAGCTGCTCGGCTGGTATGGCGTGTACGCGCCCGCGAAGACGCCGCCGCAGATTGTCGACACCCTGGCCAAGGTATTGATCAAAGGCATGGACAGCCCAGAAACCAAGGCCCGCCTGGCAAAGGCCGGCCTGATTCCCTATCCTGCCGGTCCGGAAGAACTGGCCCGCTTCGGCCAGCTGGAAACCGACAAGTGGGCGCGCATGGTAAAGGCCGCCGGCATACAACCGGAGTGA
- a CDS encoding LysR substrate-binding domain-containing protein: MPKSHPASATDALLTPELLLLVDAIARHGSFAKAARELGKVPSAVTYTIRNLEDRLDVLLFDRSGHRAVLTPAGEALLEDGRILLKSLEDLTRRVRRIATGWEPELRIAVNGVLPWPPLHDLIEEFQQLGSGTKLRFSHEVLSGAWDALTSGRADLLIGGDAAHAPGGRFAARPLGEVRLAFCVAPHHPLASIDRPLTPEDIGAYCAVVVADTSRALAPLTRGLLDMQERVVMPTMQAKIDAQIRGVGCGYVPRILARPYLDQGLLVEKATRDGEICERQVCAWRAPARGEALKWWIRKLESERLRACLTDSPWAEEARADSLPADRSRGRGADRRRQGA; this comes from the coding sequence ATGCCCAAATCCCACCCGGCGTCGGCCACCGACGCATTGCTGACCCCCGAATTGCTCCTGCTCGTGGACGCGATCGCGCGCCACGGCAGCTTCGCCAAGGCGGCGCGCGAACTCGGCAAGGTGCCCTCGGCGGTCACCTACACCATACGCAACCTGGAAGACCGGCTGGACGTGCTGCTTTTCGACCGCAGCGGCCATCGCGCCGTGCTGACGCCCGCGGGCGAGGCGCTGCTGGAGGACGGACGGATCCTGCTCAAGTCGCTGGAGGACCTGACCCGGCGCGTGCGCCGCATCGCCACGGGCTGGGAGCCGGAACTGCGCATCGCCGTGAACGGCGTGCTGCCCTGGCCGCCGCTGCATGACCTGATCGAAGAATTCCAGCAGCTGGGCAGCGGCACCAAGCTGCGTTTCTCGCATGAGGTGCTGAGCGGGGCCTGGGACGCGCTGACCAGCGGGCGGGCCGACCTGCTGATCGGCGGCGACGCCGCCCACGCGCCGGGCGGCCGCTTTGCCGCCAGGCCGCTCGGCGAAGTGCGGCTGGCCTTTTGCGTGGCGCCGCACCACCCCCTGGCGTCCATCGACCGCCCGCTGACGCCCGAGGACATCGGCGCGTACTGCGCGGTCGTGGTGGCCGACACCTCGCGCGCCCTGGCACCGTTGACGCGCGGCCTGCTCGACATGCAGGAGCGCGTGGTCATGCCGACGATGCAGGCCAAGATCGATGCGCAGATCCGCGGCGTCGGTTGCGGGTACGTGCCTCGCATTCTGGCCAGGCCCTATCTGGACCAGGGCCTGCTGGTGGAAAAGGCCACCCGCGATGGCGAAATCTGCGAGCGGCAGGTCTGTGCCTGGCGCGCGCCCGCACGCGGCGAAGCGCTGAAGTGGTGGATCAGGAAGCTGGAATCCGAGCGCCTGCGCGCCTGCCTGACGGACAGCCCGTGGGCCGAGGAAGCGCGAGCGGACAGCCTGCCGGCGGACCGGTCGCGCGGGCGCGGCGCCGACCGGCGGCGTCAAGGCGCCTGA
- a CDS encoding pirin family protein, which produces MLTLRRSEERGYADHGWLKSHHTFSFANYYDPRHMGFGPLRVINDDLIAAGRGFGTHGHRDMEIITYVLDGAVAHKDSMGNGSTIRPGDVQRMSAGRGVLHSEFNPQPDHGTHLLQIWIEPNVTGIDPSYEEKRFEEADKRGRLRLVASPDARDGSVLIHQDARLYAGLFDGDERAALALDAGRRAWIHVARGKVTVNGKALVAGDAVAVEEEKEIVLEQGEGAEVLVFDLP; this is translated from the coding sequence ATGCTTACCCTGCGCCGCAGTGAAGAACGCGGATACGCCGACCACGGCTGGCTCAAGAGCCACCATACGTTTTCCTTCGCCAACTACTACGATCCCCGCCACATGGGTTTCGGTCCGCTGCGCGTGATCAACGACGACCTGATCGCCGCCGGCCGCGGCTTCGGCACGCACGGCCATCGGGATATGGAAATCATTACCTATGTGTTGGACGGCGCGGTCGCGCACAAGGACAGCATGGGCAATGGCTCGACCATCCGCCCGGGCGACGTGCAGCGGATGAGCGCGGGACGCGGCGTGCTGCATTCGGAGTTCAACCCTCAGCCGGACCACGGCACGCACCTGCTGCAAATCTGGATCGAGCCCAATGTGACGGGTATCGATCCCAGCTACGAAGAGAAGCGCTTCGAGGAAGCCGACAAGCGCGGCCGCCTGCGCCTGGTGGCGTCGCCGGATGCGCGGGACGGTTCGGTCCTGATCCATCAGGATGCGCGCCTGTATGCGGGCTTGTTCGACGGCGATGAAAGGGCGGCGCTCGCGCTGGATGCCGGCCGGCGTGCGTGGATCCATGTCGCCCGCGGCAAGGTGACCGTAAACGGCAAGGCGCTGGTGGCCGGCGACGCGGTGGCCGTGGAAGAGGAAAAGGAAATCGTGCTGGAACAAGGCGAAGGCGCCGAAGTCCTGGTTTTCGATTTACCGTGA
- a CDS encoding NAD(P)-dependent oxidoreductase: MHDYKSLGFVGLGVMGEPMCKNLVRKSALPVHVFDMNNDAVGRVVETGGIAAKSARSVAENADVVFLSLPSIDQVETVTRQMLGASAKPRMIVDMSTSDVARTRALAREVNAAGVAYVDAPVARTAEAAQKGTLMISVGGDERDFTALKPLLDCMGSDVLHCGPLGSGQILKILNNMMVFMTVNALSEVLTIGRRAGMDGEKLLQLLSQGSGDSFALRNHGMKSLVKDQFPEKVFPTVYAIKDASLALALAKEGGFQPRIAQYTYDMLCHTRDAGYAQNYHPAVIQLIDGRVKVAATGPTVAASGTAAAA; encoded by the coding sequence ATGCATGACTACAAGAGTCTCGGCTTTGTCGGCCTGGGAGTGATGGGCGAGCCCATGTGCAAGAACCTCGTGCGCAAATCCGCGCTGCCGGTGCACGTCTTCGACATGAACAACGACGCGGTCGGCCGCGTGGTCGAAACCGGCGGCATCGCCGCGAAGTCCGCGCGCAGCGTGGCCGAGAACGCCGACGTGGTCTTCCTGTCGCTGCCGTCCATAGATCAGGTCGAAACGGTGACGCGGCAGATGCTGGGCGCATCCGCCAAGCCGCGCATGATCGTGGACATGAGCACCAGCGACGTGGCCAGGACGCGCGCACTGGCGCGCGAAGTCAACGCGGCGGGCGTGGCCTATGTGGACGCGCCGGTGGCGCGAACCGCGGAAGCCGCGCAGAAAGGTACGCTGATGATCAGCGTCGGCGGCGATGAGCGGGATTTCACGGCGCTCAAGCCCTTGCTGGACTGCATGGGTTCGGACGTGCTGCATTGCGGCCCGCTGGGCAGCGGACAGATTCTGAAGATCCTGAACAACATGATGGTCTTCATGACGGTGAATGCCTTGTCGGAAGTCTTGACCATCGGCCGCCGCGCCGGCATGGATGGCGAGAAGCTGCTGCAGCTGCTGTCCCAGGGATCGGGCGACAGCTTCGCGCTGCGCAACCATGGCATGAAATCGCTGGTGAAAGACCAGTTCCCCGAAAAGGTCTTCCCGACGGTCTATGCGATCAAGGACGCCAGCCTGGCGCTGGCGCTGGCCAAGGAAGGCGGCTTCCAGCCGCGCATTGCGCAATACACGTACGACATGCTGTGCCACACGCGCGATGCGGGCTACGCGCAGAACTACCATCCGGCCGTCATCCAGCTGATCGACGGCCGGGTCAAGGTCGCGGCGACGGGCCCCACGGTAGCGGCGAGCGGCACGGCGGCCGCGGCATGA
- a CDS encoding pirin family protein: MSQLTPPLPSSVESVVIPRTSDIGNFEVRRALPSRERRTVGPFVFLDEMGPAMLAAGAGIDVRPHPHIGLSTVTYLYEGAIVHRDGAGNVRTILPGEVNWMTAGRGIVHSERSSVESRTRAQPLAGLQSWVALPASHEETDPGFVHYDRDAQAVMEGEGVRAQIVAGSLFGRTSSVRTLSPLFLGDVALNAGARLQLDAEYEERAAYIARGEVEIDGQRFGSGRLIVFAPRKPVTLKASSAARVAVLGGEPLDGPRYLWWNFVSSRRDRIEQAREDWVRNRFGQTVPEDTTEFIPAPAWAPLAPMPAR, from the coding sequence ATGTCCCAGCTCACACCGCCGCTTCCTTCGTCCGTCGAATCCGTGGTGATTCCGCGCACCAGCGATATCGGCAACTTCGAGGTGCGGCGCGCGTTGCCGTCGCGCGAACGCCGTACCGTGGGACCGTTCGTTTTCCTGGATGAAATGGGCCCGGCCATGCTTGCGGCCGGCGCCGGCATCGACGTGCGTCCGCATCCGCACATCGGCCTATCCACTGTGACGTACCTGTATGAAGGCGCCATCGTGCACCGCGACGGCGCGGGCAATGTGCGCACCATTCTGCCAGGCGAGGTCAACTGGATGACGGCGGGCCGCGGCATCGTGCATTCCGAGCGTTCGTCAGTCGAGAGCCGCACCCGGGCGCAGCCGCTGGCCGGATTGCAGTCCTGGGTGGCGCTGCCGGCCAGCCACGAGGAAACCGATCCCGGCTTCGTGCACTACGACCGCGACGCGCAGGCGGTGATGGAAGGCGAGGGTGTCCGGGCGCAGATCGTGGCGGGTTCGCTGTTCGGACGAACGTCGTCCGTGCGCACGCTGTCGCCGCTGTTCCTGGGCGACGTCGCGCTGAACGCCGGCGCGCGCCTGCAGCTGGACGCGGAATATGAGGAACGGGCCGCTTATATCGCGCGCGGCGAAGTGGAGATCGACGGCCAGCGCTTCGGATCCGGCCGTTTGATCGTGTTCGCACCGCGCAAGCCGGTGACGCTGAAGGCCTCGTCGGCAGCGCGCGTGGCGGTACTGGGCGGCGAACCGCTGGATGGTCCCCGCTACCTGTGGTGGAATTTCGTATCGAGCCGCCGCGACCGCATCGAGCAGGCGCGCGAGGACTGGGTGCGCAACCGTTTCGGCCAGACCGTGCCGGAAGACACCACGGAGTTCATTCCCGCACCCGCATGGGCGCCACTTGCGCCCATGCCCGCGCGCTAG
- a CDS encoding aldehyde dehydrogenase produces the protein MIQKYQLYMEGRRVAPAAGRMLPSTNPYTGEVWAEIPDADQHDVARAVAAANRAFEHEWRHTAGIKRAALMIKLAGLIERDADRMSRIESTDNGKIIRETRPQMLWVGRQLRYFAGYADKLFGQQVPVDQADVLDYLSLEPYGVAALITAWNSPLALLANKLAPALAAGNCVVVKPSEHASASTLEFASLVEEAGFPPGVFNVVTGGAETGRALVEDPGVNLVSFTGSPGVGREIAAMAGRRLVPVKLELGGKSPNIVFDDADLDRAVVGALAGIFGATGQTCVAGSRLLVQRGVLDEVTQRLSARAAQIRMGDPLDPATEMGTVANEPQFRRILAAIEQARSQGARLVTGGARAEGPGLQSGYFIQPTIFTDVDNASQLAQEEIFGPVLAIIPFDTEDEAIRLANASRYGLAAGLWTRDLSRAMRVSRAMQAGSVWVNTYRALAAQAPFGGFKESGIGRERGEAGLREYLTTRNVMIDYSTEVRDPFAIRT, from the coding sequence GTGATCCAGAAGTACCAGCTGTACATGGAGGGGCGCCGCGTCGCGCCCGCCGCCGGCCGCATGCTGCCCAGCACCAATCCCTATACCGGTGAAGTGTGGGCCGAAATCCCCGATGCGGACCAGCACGATGTGGCGCGGGCCGTCGCCGCCGCCAACCGCGCCTTCGAACATGAATGGCGCCATACCGCCGGCATCAAGCGCGCCGCGCTGATGATCAAGCTGGCCGGGCTGATCGAGCGCGATGCGGACCGCATGTCGCGCATCGAAAGCACCGACAACGGCAAGATCATCCGCGAAACCCGCCCGCAAATGCTGTGGGTGGGACGCCAGCTGCGCTATTTCGCGGGCTATGCCGACAAGCTTTTCGGACAGCAGGTGCCGGTGGACCAGGCCGATGTGCTGGACTACCTGTCCCTGGAACCCTACGGCGTCGCGGCCCTCATCACCGCATGGAATTCGCCCCTGGCCTTGCTGGCCAACAAGTTGGCCCCGGCACTGGCGGCCGGCAATTGCGTCGTGGTCAAGCCGTCGGAGCACGCATCCGCGTCCACGCTGGAATTCGCCTCCCTGGTGGAAGAAGCCGGGTTTCCCCCAGGCGTCTTCAACGTCGTGACCGGCGGCGCCGAAACCGGGCGCGCCTTGGTCGAGGATCCAGGCGTCAACCTCGTCAGCTTCACCGGCAGTCCTGGGGTGGGACGGGAGATCGCGGCCATGGCCGGCCGGCGCCTGGTCCCCGTCAAGCTCGAACTGGGCGGCAAGTCTCCCAACATTGTTTTCGATGACGCGGATCTGGACCGCGCCGTGGTCGGCGCCCTGGCGGGCATCTTTGGCGCCACCGGCCAGACCTGCGTGGCGGGCTCGCGCTTGCTGGTGCAGCGCGGGGTGCTGGACGAGGTCACGCAACGCTTGTCGGCGCGCGCCGCGCAAATACGCATGGGCGATCCGCTGGATCCGGCGACCGAAATGGGCACCGTCGCCAACGAACCGCAATTCCGCCGCATCCTGGCGGCCATCGAACAGGCCCGGTCGCAGGGTGCGCGGCTGGTCACCGGCGGCGCCCGCGCCGAAGGGCCTGGGCTGCAATCCGGCTATTTCATTCAGCCCACCATCTTCACCGACGTGGACAACGCCAGCCAGCTCGCCCAGGAAGAGATATTCGGGCCGGTGCTGGCCATCATCCCTTTCGACACCGAGGATGAAGCCATCCGGCTGGCGAACGCCAGCCGCTATGGCCTGGCCGCGGGCCTGTGGACGCGCGACCTGTCGCGCGCCATGCGAGTATCGCGCGCCATGCAGGCGGGCTCCGTCTGGGTAAACACCTATCGCGCGTTGGCTGCACAGGCGCCATTTGGGGGCTTCAAGGAATCCGGCATCGGGCGCGAGCGCGGCGAGGCCGGGCTGCGCGAATACCTGACCACGCGCAACGTGATGATCGACTATTCCACCGAGGTTCGCGATCCCTTCGCGATCCGGACCTGA